The Saxibacter everestensis genome has a window encoding:
- a CDS encoding DUF58 domain-containing protein has protein sequence MRLTLSGWVFLGVGIALLVAAYLTNFAGLRAIGILTLALPASSLLVLNWRRNLPLAHLIVQPLEALPGAPVSVGQLARIVVALRNPDLRPASGARLTLQMSPSLGPAVMATSSVLGPGEAQDLEHTIRPTTRGQFELGPLTAEMYGPFSLCRRRLTLISSYPVLVGPRLHRLSDAGALSSRRNAEEQHRMQQGNGTHDFTSRSYQVGDDLRHVHWPSTARHGELMVRQEANADIRRITVFLDSAVSSYQHADDFEWMVSAASSATTHFAQGGYEVELHTQDGHAGTFGGGGDPTHSIAAAHRTFAGIELTDRAYVTSTATPLRHEQLGSAVRLAFLGSDGAEQQAITHGLSARSTADSLELAFVAGPANEEATSGFTLQPVISSDRVDQAWISLLERLDQ, from the coding sequence ATGAGACTGACACTCAGCGGCTGGGTATTTCTTGGGGTAGGCATAGCGTTGCTCGTGGCGGCCTATCTCACCAATTTCGCTGGGCTCCGAGCAATCGGCATCCTGACTCTCGCACTCCCGGCCAGCTCGCTTCTGGTTCTGAACTGGCGGCGCAATCTTCCGCTGGCGCATCTCATTGTGCAGCCGCTTGAGGCGCTGCCCGGCGCCCCGGTCTCGGTCGGACAGCTTGCCCGCATCGTGGTCGCCCTGCGTAACCCCGATCTGCGGCCGGCATCCGGAGCACGGCTCACCCTGCAGATGTCACCATCGCTCGGCCCGGCCGTAATGGCGACATCCTCCGTGTTGGGTCCCGGCGAGGCACAGGACCTTGAGCACACCATCCGCCCGACGACCCGCGGCCAGTTCGAACTGGGACCGCTGACAGCCGAGATGTACGGGCCGTTCAGCCTCTGCCGGCGACGCCTCACCCTGATCAGCTCATATCCGGTGCTGGTCGGCCCGCGGCTGCATCGGCTCAGCGATGCCGGAGCGCTGTCCTCCCGGCGCAACGCCGAGGAGCAACACCGGATGCAGCAGGGAAACGGCACTCACGATTTCACCTCCCGGTCCTATCAGGTCGGCGATGACCTTCGCCATGTGCATTGGCCGAGTACGGCACGACATGGCGAATTGATGGTCCGGCAGGAGGCGAATGCCGATATCCGGCGGATCACCGTCTTTCTGGATTCCGCGGTGTCGAGCTACCAGCACGCCGACGATTTCGAATGGATGGTCAGCGCCGCGTCGTCGGCGACCACGCATTTCGCTCAGGGCGGCTACGAGGTCGAACTGCACACCCAGGACGGACATGCAGGAACGTTTGGCGGCGGCGGCGATCCAACCCATTCAATCGCAGCGGCGCATCGAACCTTCGCCGGCATCGAGCTGACTGATCGCGCGTACGTCACGTCGACAGCGACCCCGCTGCGCCACGAGCAGCTCGGGTCGGCCGTTCGACTGGCCTTCCTCGGCAGCGACGGCGCCGAGCAGCAGGCGATCACCCACGGCCTGTCGGCACGTTCGACGGCCGACAGCCTCGAGCTGGCCTTCGTCGCCGGGCCGGCAAACGAGGAAGCAACATCCGGTTTCACCTTGCAGCCGGTGATCAGCTCCGACCGCGTCGACCAGGCCTGGATCTCACTCCTGGAGAGGCTGGATCAGTGA
- a CDS encoding AAA family ATPase produces MSADHINDLAPADAALELHEVQLLAQAGMQAMSTVLEGKAEALRMAWTIVLAEGHLLIEDVPGVGKTLLAKALGKVVGGTVKRVQFTPDLLPSDVVGVNMFNQEQHRFEFRPGPVFASIVIGDEINRASPKTQSALLECMAERQASIDGVTHELPNPFMVVATQNPVDMEGTYSLPEAQRDRFMAKISIGYPAQDAETDLLANHAGKDPLKSMQPVCSIDKLRRAIQTVHSVTATDALRDYIVRLLAATRDPSRFSLGASPRAGIHLLRASRARAVLEGRDFVLPDDVQALAQPVLAHRLIPSRDRQSGASSVHTTLQEILASVPVSAERRSPELAVAQLATPTGRGRRAPIRSAGE; encoded by the coding sequence ATGAGCGCCGACCACATCAACGATCTCGCCCCCGCAGATGCCGCGCTGGAACTTCACGAGGTCCAGCTCCTTGCGCAGGCCGGAATGCAGGCCATGTCTACCGTGCTCGAGGGCAAGGCCGAAGCTCTGCGAATGGCCTGGACCATCGTTCTCGCCGAGGGGCATCTGCTGATCGAGGACGTTCCCGGTGTCGGCAAGACCCTGCTTGCGAAGGCGCTCGGCAAAGTGGTCGGCGGGACGGTGAAGCGGGTGCAGTTCACTCCCGATCTACTGCCAAGCGACGTGGTCGGCGTCAACATGTTCAATCAGGAGCAGCACCGGTTCGAATTTCGGCCGGGCCCGGTGTTCGCCAGCATCGTGATTGGTGACGAGATCAACCGCGCTTCGCCCAAAACCCAATCCGCGCTGCTGGAATGCATGGCCGAGCGACAGGCCAGCATCGACGGCGTGACCCACGAGCTGCCCAATCCGTTCATGGTGGTGGCGACCCAGAACCCGGTCGACATGGAAGGGACCTATTCGCTGCCCGAGGCGCAGCGCGACAGGTTCATGGCAAAGATCTCGATCGGCTATCCGGCCCAGGATGCCGAGACCGACCTGCTGGCAAATCACGCCGGCAAGGACCCACTGAAAAGCATGCAGCCGGTGTGCTCGATAGATAAGCTGCGCCGGGCTATCCAGACAGTGCACTCCGTCACGGCGACAGACGCCCTGCGCGACTACATCGTCCGGTTGCTGGCCGCGACCCGGGATCCCTCGAGATTCAGCCTCGGTGCGTCGCCACGGGCGGGAATCCACCTGCTGCGGGCCTCCAGGGCGCGCGCAGTGCTCGAAGGCCGCGACTTCGTGCTTCCGGACGACGTTCAGGCCCTGGCTCAGCCTGTCCTGGCGCACCGGCTGATCCCGTCGCGTGACCGGCAATCCGGCGCGTCGTCTGTGCACACAACGTTGCAGGAAATTCTTGCCTCGGTTCCGGTCAGCGCCGAGCGCAGATCGCCCGAGCTGGCGGTGGCGCAGCTGGCGACGCCGACCGGACGAGGTCGGCGCGCACCGATAAGATCCGCCGGCGAATGA
- the mraZ gene encoding division/cell wall cluster transcriptional repressor MraZ has product MFLGTHLQRLDDKGRMILPAKYRDELERGLVLTRGQERCLTLFSAREFESVHEQMRQAPMTSKDARDYLRLFLSGASAETPDKQGRITVPQILRQYAGLGRDLAVVGLGNRAEIWDAPTWESYLAATESGFAEREDEVIPGVI; this is encoded by the coding sequence ATGTTTCTCGGCACGCATCTTCAGCGTCTCGATGACAAAGGTCGAATGATCCTCCCTGCCAAGTACCGCGATGAACTCGAGCGGGGACTGGTGCTTACTCGCGGGCAGGAACGGTGCCTCACGCTGTTCTCGGCCCGTGAATTCGAATCGGTTCACGAGCAGATGAGACAGGCTCCGATGACGTCGAAGGACGCGCGGGATTACCTGCGTCTCTTCCTGTCCGGGGCTTCAGCCGAAACGCCGGACAAGCAGGGGCGAATCACCGTTCCGCAAATCCTGCGACAGTACGCCGGGCTTGGCAGAGATCTGGCGGTTGTCGGTTTGGGCAACCGCGCGGAGATCTGGGATGCCCCGACGTGGGAGAGCTACCTGGCTGCTACCGAGTCCGGCTTCGCCGAAAGGGAGGACGAGGTGATTCCAGGTGTGATCTAG